A region from the Arachis ipaensis cultivar K30076 chromosome B01, Araip1.1, whole genome shotgun sequence genome encodes:
- the LOC107609760 gene encoding protein FAR1-RELATED SEQUENCE 5-like, with translation MDLNLNKVEGAFSYQLKVYVDFWEMEPSDSDFFRTDSDEEFPREDDLDFLDDDSEADEFTDEEAVYRFYKTYAMMHGFAVRLDEVRRDSDGCVIMRQIVCNRAGSRKEEVEKDERIRDHRPLTQSCCRARIRARLDRKIHKWKVVSFYEEHSHGLVDPLDVSMMLEYRTFSVSDKAQAKNLHDIGIRTCHILGYLAAQKGGYANLSFNQKDMYNLITQHRKEKVQGGDANAVISYLRGKDGNDSYFFGKYTLSNENQLENLFWADGTSRIDYECFRDVLTFDSTYNRNV, from the exons GTATATGTTGATTTTTGGGAGATGGAGCCGTCGGATAGCGATTTTTTTAGAACAGACTCCGATGAGGAGTTCCCAAGAGAAGACGATCTAGATTTCTTAGACGACGATTCGGAGGCTGATGAA TTTACAGATGAGGAAGCTGTTTATCGATTCTACAAGACATATGCAATGATGCACGGTTTCGCTGTGAGGTTGGATGAAGTCAGACGCGATAGCGATGGTTGCGTAATTATGCGCCAAATTGTTTGCAATCGGGCGGGCTCAAGAAAGGAAGAGGTTGAAAAGGACGAAAGAATCAGGGACCACCGACCCCTAACTCAAAGTTGTTGCCGGGCGAGAATTCGTGCAAGACTAgatagaaaaattcataaatGGAAGGTTGTTTCGTTCTACGAAGAGCACTCTCATGGATTAGTTGATCCACTCGATGTTAGCATGATGCTTGAGTATCGCACATTCAGTGTCTCGGATAAAGCTCAGGCGAAGAATTTGCACGACATAGGCATCAGGACCTGTCACATTTTGGGATACTTGGCTGCTCAAAAAGGTGGATATGCAAACTTGTCATTCAACCAAAAAGATATGTACAACCTCATTACTCAACATAGGAAGGAAAAGGTGCAGGGTGGTGATGCAAATGCTGTAATAAGCTACCTGAGAGGTAAAGATGGGAATGATTCTTATTTCTTTGGCAAGTACACATTAAGTAATGAGAATCAATTGGAAAATTTGTTTTGGGCTGATGGGACTAGCCGTATTGATTATGAGTGCTTTAGGGATGTCTTGACATTTGATTCGACTTACAATAGGAACGTCTAA
- the LOC107609771 gene encoding protein FAR1-RELATED SEQUENCE 9-like gives MVARYNLSSNSWVDQTYKLRNLWALGYLRDQFFGRIRTTSQCEGINSLIKAYVRKKDTLLEFINNMETVVSHYKNNERVAEFNSKYTDPVLVTSLPTLEDFAAKTFTRNMFREVRKEIEGACAMNTELVIQDGGKLYFKCNNFGMPEIDHVVEFDRVGGMLRCECLWFENRGISCMHIFTCLKHQHVEVIPERLVCKCWMKNAKSDFMKSNVDDPSDSDKVLKCRLGVLGAECSRLMDVASKNSSDFVEAMNDVVNTITKLQNVTGHYNKSCPNVSGRIPKEPVDDDTEKNISSYLDILTKRKRHDSMKNQQKMEKDRNIGGGTTPISAAKLAFTDK, from the exons ATGGTGGCGAGGTATAACTTATCAAGCAACTCTTGGGTCGACCAAACTTATAAGTTGAGGAATTTATGGGCTCTTGGATATTTGAGGGACCAATTTTTTGGGCGAATTAGGACAACATCCCAGTGTGAAGGGATTAACTCTCTGATAAAAGCATATGTGAGAAAGAAAGATACCCTTCTAGAATTCATCAATAACATGGAGACCGTTGTTAGCCATTACAAGAACAATGAAAGAGTTGCAGAGTTCAATAGTAAATATACCGATCCAGTACTTGTGACTTCTTTGCCGACACTTGAAGATTTTGCTGCAAAGACTTTCACTCGTAACATGTTCCGGGAGGTCAGGAAGGAAATTGAGGGTGCTTGTGCTATGAATACAGAGTTGGTAATTCAGGATGGTGGAAAACTATACTTCAAGTGTAACAATTTTGGAATGCCAGAGATTGATCATGTGGTTGAGTTTGACAGAGTTGGGGGTATGCTTCGTTGTGAGTGTCTGTGGTTCGAAAATAGAGGGATTTCCTGCATGCACATATTCACATGCCTAAAGCACCAACACGTTGAAGTTATTCCAGAACGCTTAGTGTGCAAGTGTTGGATGAAGAATGCCAAGAGCGATTTCATGAAGTCAAACGTCGATGATCCAAGTGATTCTGATAAGGTACTAAAGTGTCGTTTGGGTGTGTTGGGTGCTGAGTGTTCTAGGTTGATGGATGTTGCAAGTAAGAACTCAAGTGATTTTGTCGAAGCAATGAATGATGTTGTTAACACAATTACAAAACTCCAAAA TGTGACAGGGCACTACAACAAAAGTTGTCCTAATGTTTCTGGTAGAATCCCAAAGGAGCCGGTAGACGATGATACAGAAAAGAATATCAGCAGCTATCTTGACATCCTCACTAAG CGCAAAAGACATGACAGTATGAAAAATCAGCAGAAGATGGAAAAAGATAGGAACATTGGTGGTGGAACAACACCAATCTCAGCAGCTAAATTGGCTTTTACTGACAAGTGA